One Anastrepha obliqua isolate idAnaObli1 chromosome 6, idAnaObli1_1.0, whole genome shotgun sequence DNA window includes the following coding sequences:
- the LOC129250325 gene encoding uncharacterized protein K02A2.6-like, with translation MFSLGKPRSNSVYSSRVYFENSSCTTSWHRQNEDRCSKLCVVAEHRCGNRTRCEEMQFMSAKSQRSTPNNNAPLGICKTSMVPPACGFRRSFSGKLFFILIDSYSKWLEVTVVNSTSSAAAIKVLRQIFATHGLPDELVSDNGTAFTSEEFKNFMKNNLIRHIRSAPFHPSTNGQAERMVQSTKNYLKKAEPGINIDLSLARYLFNQHTTPHSTTNRSPAELLFNRELKTYFDKIQPHEIVYGKVTDPVSTKPFISGSPIWVRNHSTGPRWIEGLVENQTGPISYEVRLNDSRVIKRHQDQLRSRVASEDSDCEILSTEDVEASTIQSSDEVDSSTSGHVVETQSPGPSTNLQPVASSSPTPEEPRRSKRDRQAPQFYSASGC, from the coding sequence ATGTTTAGTTTGGGGAAACCGCGCAGTAATTCCGTCTACTCTTCGAGGGTCTATTTTGAAAACTCTTCATGCACCACATCCTGGCATCGTCAAAATGAAGACCGTTGCTCGAAGTTATGTGTGGTGGCCGAACATCGATGCGGAAATCGAACTCGTTGTGAAGAGATGCAGTTCATGTCAGCAAAATCGCAACGATCAACCCCAAACAACAACGCACCACTGGGAATCTGCAAAACGTCCATGGTCCCGCCTGCATGTGGATTTCGCAGGTCCTTTTCGGGCAAATTATTCTTCATACTCATCGACTCCTACTCTAAGTGGCTTGAAGTGACCGTCGTTAATTCAACTTCGTCAGCGGCCGCTATTAAGGTGTTACGCCAAATATTCGCCACGCATGGGCTACCTGATGAGCTCGTGTCGGACAACGGAACAGCTTTCACATCTGAGGAGTTTAAGAACTTTATGAAGAACAATCTAATTCGACATATCCGTTCTGCGCCGTTTCATCCTTCTACAAACGGGCAGGCGGAGCGAATGGTTCAAAgtaccaaaaattatttgaagaaaGCAGAGCCTGGCATAAACATCGATCTCAGCCTGGCTAGATATTTGTTCAACCAACACACCACCCCGCACTCAACAACGAACCGCTCGCCTGCAGAGCTACTGTTCAATCGTGAGCTGAAAACTTATTTCGACAAAATTCAACCTCACGAAATAGTTTACGGTAAGGTCACCGACCCTGTCAGTACTAAACCTTTTATTTCAGGCAGTCCAATATGGGTTCGTAATCATTCGACGGGCCCGAGATGGATCGAGGGCCTGGTGGAAAATCAGACTGGGCCTATATCTTATGAGGTTCGGTTGAACGACTCTAGGGTCATCAAACGACATCAGGACCAGCTTCGTAGTCGGGTGGCATCAGAAGATTCCGACTGCGAAATACTGTCAACCGAAGACGTCGAAGCCAGCACAATCCAATCATCTGATGAAGTTGATTCAAGTACTTCTGGTCACGTCGTGGAGACTCAATCGCCAGGGCCATCAACGAATCTACAGCCTGTCGCCTCGTCATCGCCAACACCGGAAGAACCGCGCAGATCGAAGCGCGACCGACAGGCCCCACAATTCTACTCCGCCTCTGGGTGTTAA
- the LOC129250326 gene encoding uncharacterized protein LOC129250326: MDRNGKQIKSSGDSHSSTDSSTFTVKTERVILQEVKRVNMAGVGNLEPFDLNHPNKWSTYMARFDLFLLANDVQEEGRQKAAFLTLAGAPLYDLLASLASPKQVSNLNLPDIKTILTNHFSPRPSEIAAYYHFHKRDQYPDESVSNYIAALRTLAVDCNFGTALDRMLRDRFVCGMKDEGLQKSLLAEKDLTVQKVIERALSNEAAAISAMAMRHPSEPVNVVNDNRFRTRTKNAVNRNQQLSCNGCGGSHPRKQCPYRESLCNACGVKGHLQRACRSASNVNSRRASSSNSTNARSGSMRKKSSRRENVNQITPLVNQKKSISVTINGSTCIFEVDSGSPVTIMTESTFNSVWSNRRPNLSKCDLDLSDYQRNHIPVKGIIDVSIYYNRRKIDNLPLIIANSGGSNLVGCNWFDALGIRIEGVFAVNSGLSIKAILKKYDHLFSTDLGRYTGPPVSLQIDSAVPPVRLPPRRVPFAIKGPVEEEIDRLCCQGILEPVEYSDWATPIVPVVKKDGSIRICGDYKSTLNKAIKPHCHQIPAVSTLLASIEGGSIYAKIDLAQVYQQLVVDKRSSLLQTVSTHKGAFKVTRLQFGISSAPGIFQSCIENVLQNIPGVLPYFDDIVVMGKSEDELANRLEQIFVRFDKAGLRLRKDKCQFSVPSIEFLGFKLDNLGIRPSHDKIKAIHEAPSPKDKKQLQAFLGLLNFYHAFLPNKATIVEPLHRLLDKSARWSWKEQHETDFNTLKRLIASENVLIHYNENLPLVLTCDASPYGLGAVLSHRLADGSEKPIAFYSRTLSKAERNYAQIDREAVALVSGVEKFHNYLYGRFFTLVTDHRPLLGIFTTPKPVPNVISNTMLRRSIFLSAYNFNLVHRAGLRMGNADFLSRCPMLSEAESTTTEDILMIEISAKPVVSAQLIASQTSKDPELSKVFN; encoded by the coding sequence ATGGATCGTAACGgcaagcaaataaaaagtagcGGTGATTCGCATTCCTCAACTGATAGCAGCACATTCACTGTGAAGACGGAACGAGTTATTTTGCAAGAAGTCAAACGAGTCAACATGGCTGGAGTTGGGAACTTGGAACCATTTGATTTAAATCATCCAAATAAATGGTCAACGTATATGGCGCGTTTCGATTTGTTCCTTCTGGCCAATGATGTACAAGAGGAAGGTCGTCAAAAGGCAGCATTCCTCACATTGGCCGGAGCGCCACTCTACGACCTCTTGGCATCATTGGCGTCACCAAAGCAGGTTAGTAATCTGAATCTTCCCGATATAAAAACGATTCTAACCAACCATTTTTCACCACGTCCATCCGAAATTGCGGCCTATTATCATTTTCACAAACGTGATCAATATCCGGACGAGTCTGTCAGTAATTACATCGCAGCATTGCGCACATTGGCAGTGGACTGCAACTTCGGTACGGCGCTCGACCGCATGCTTCGCGACCGTTTTGTGTGTGGCATGAAGGACGAAGGACTGCAGAAAAGCTTACTGGCAGAAAAGGATCTAACAGTGCAAAAGGTTATCGAACGTGCACTTTCGAATGAGGCAGCAGCCATCAGTGCTATGGCTATGAGGCACCCCAGCGAACCAGTTAATGTTGTCAACGACAACCGTTTTCGTACACGAACAAAAAACGCCGTCAACAGAAACCAGCAGCTGTCATGCAATGGTTGTGGTGGATCACACCCTCGTAAGCAGTGTCCATATCGTGAATCACTTTGCAACGCATGCGGAGTCAAGGGGCATCTGCAGCGAGCCTGCCGCAGCGCGTCAAATGTCAATTCACGCAGAGCGTCTTCATCCAACTCAACAAATGCTCGTTCAGGTTCAATGCGGAAAAAATCATCTCGTCGAGAGAATGTCAATCAGATCACGCCCTTGGTCAATCAGAAGAAGTCGATCTCAGTTACGATTAATGGCAGCACATGTATTTTTGAAGTGGATTCTGGGTCGCCTGTGACCATCATGACAGAATCTACGTTCAATAGCGTCTGGTCCAACAGAAGGCCAAATCTTTCCAAGTGTGATTTGGATCTTAGCGATTACCAACGCAACCACATCCCAGTCAAGGGGATCATCGATGTGTCAATTTATTACAACCGCCGTAAAATTGACAACTTGCCGCTAATCATCGCAAACAGTGGTGGCTCTAATCTTGTTGGTTGTAACTGGTTCGATGCACTGGGCATACGTATAGAAGGAGTTTTTGCCGTCAACAGTGGTCTCAGCATCAAAGCCATTCTGAAGAAATACGATCATTTATTCTCAACAGATCTTGGTCGCTACACAGGACCACCAGTGTCTTTACAAATCGATTCGGCGGTGCCGCCCGTGAGACTGCCTCCACGCCGTGTACCCTTCGCCATTAAGGGGCCCGTGGAAGAAGAAATCGATCGCTTATGTTGTCAAGGTATTTTGGAGCCTGTGGAATACTCCGATTGGGCAACGCCAATAGTGCCCGTGGTAAAAAAGGATGGTTCCATCCGTATATGCGGTGACTACAAATCGACGCTGAATAAGGCAATTAAGCCACACTGTCATCAAATTCCAGCCGTTAGCACGCTTTTGGCTTCGATTGAAGGTGGatcgatttatgcaaaaattgaTTTGGCACAGGTATACCAACAGCTCGTGGTTGATAAGCGTTCGTCACTCCTGCAAACCGTGTCAACGCATAAAGGCGCATTCAAGGTAACCAGGCTGCAGTTTGGCATCTCGTCAGCACCCGGTATATTCCAAAGCTGCATCGAAAACGTTTTGCAAAACATTCCTGGCGTCTTGCCGTACTTTGATGACATCGTGGTCATGGGTAAATCGGAAGATGAGCTCGCAAATAGACTGGAACAAATATTTGTACGTTTCGACAAGGCCGGACTACGTTTGCGCAAGGACAAGTGCCAATTCAGTGTGCCATCTATCGAATTTTTGGGGTTTAAACTGGACAATCTCGGTATACGACCCTCACATGACAAGATCAAGGCCATTCATGAAGCACCATCGCCAAAGGACAAGAAGCAACTCCAAGCGTTTCTGGGCTTACTCAACTTTTATCACGCCTTTTTACCCAACAAAGCAACAATCGTTGAGCCGCTTCACCGCTTGCTCGACAAAAGTGCTCGATGGTCTTGGAAAGAGCAACACGAAACAGATTTCAATACGCTTAAAAGGCTGATCGCATCAGAGAATGTGCTTATCCATTACAATGAGAACTTGCCGTTAGTGCTCACTTGTGACGCATCGCCGTACGGACTCGGAGCAGTTCTCAGCCACAGGTTAGCAGACGGGTCGGAGAAACCCATTGCATTCTACTCAAGGACGCTGTCGAAGGCAGAACGAAATTACGCACAGATAGATAGGGAAGCAGTCGCCCTCGTCTCTGGAGTGGAAAAATTCCACAACTACTTATATGGCAGATTTTTTACGCTTGTCACCGATCACCGTCCACTCTTGGGAATTTTCACCACACCAAAACCGGTCCCCAACGTAATTTCGAACACAATGCTTCGTCGATCAATTTTTCTCAGCGCGTACAACTTCAATTTGGTACACCGCGCTGGTCTTAGAATGGGCAATGCAGACTTTTTGAGCCGTTGTCCAATGCTGTCTGAAGCAGAGTCTACGACGACCGAAGACATTCTCATGATAGAAATATCGGCAAAACCAGTTGTCAGCGCGCAGCTGATTGCCTCTCAAACTTCTAAGGATCCGGAgctctccaaagttttcaacTGA